In Deltaproteobacteria bacterium, the DNA window GCCCCGTCGGCCATGGCTCACAATTCGACGCCCTGCCCTGCCTTCAGGTCCAGATGCTCCGTGTTCCGGGCGAACTCTCGCAGATACCCGCCAAACGACTCAGCATCCTGCTCCAGGCATGGAAAGGTCCCCCAATGCATGGGAACGACTTTTCGGCACTTGAGCAGACCGCAGGCCATGGCCGCCTGTCTCGGGTCCATGGTGAAGACTCCGCCCATGGGCAACAGGGCCACGTCCAGGGGGTACAGCCGACCCCATATCTCCATACTCGAAAAGATGCAGGTGTCTCCGGCATGATACACATGAAGGCCCGAGGGGGTCTTGATTATAAACCCCACCGGAGTCCCGGCGGCCGAGGAATGAAAGGCCGGGACCATGGTCGCCTTGAAGCCCACGTGGGCCACGGTTCCCCCGACGTTAAAACCGATCCCGTTCAGAATCCGACTTTGAGGCAGTCCTTTGGCCTTCATGGCTCCGGCAAGTTCCACCTGGGCCCCGAGCATGGCCCCCGTGGCCGTACAGATCTCCAAGGCCTGCCCAATATGATCCCCGTGATCGTGGGTGACCAGGACCATGTCCACCGGCCCCACATCTTTCCATGACTGACGGGCCGATGGATTGCCCTCGAACCAGGGGTCGATGAGAACCTTGGCCTTTCCATCTTCCAATTGAAAACAGGCATGA includes these proteins:
- a CDS encoding metal-dependent hydrolase: MARLTWHGHACFQLEDGKAKVLIDPWFEGNPSARQSWKDVGPVDMVLVTHDHGDHIGQALEICTATGAMLGAQVELAGAMKAKGLPQSRILNGIGFNVGGTVAHVGFKATMVPAFHSSAAGTPVGFIIKTPSGLHVYHAGDTCIFSSMEIWGRLYPLDVALLPMGGVFTMDPRQAAMACGLLKCRKVVPMHWGTFPCLEQDAESFGGYLREFARNTEHLDLKAGQGVEL